The genomic stretch GTGTAACGACGGCATGTCGGCCAGCGAAGATTCCAAGGCTGACCAGCCTGTAGGCATGACCGGTATCGTTTGCACCGGGGTATCCTGGAAGGACGTCGGCGTAAGCGCTGGGTAGAGCGCCAGCGATGGGCCAAACGGCAGCCAACGGATATCGGGCAGCGCGTCGTCAGGTTCGGACAGGCGGCCGAACGGTTCCCAAAAAGCATCATCGTCAGCACCGTAGCCATAACCGGGCAGATCCGGTTGCGGCTGGTGCGATAGCGGTGGTGGGCCAGACGGCGAAACCTCGGGTGGAGTAGCGCGGGAAGGGGTCATATCGCCTCCTGATAGGTGGTTAACAGAAATTCGAGTTTCTCGACGGCTTTCTGGCACAGGCGTGCGGTTTCTCTGGCCTGCCCGACCTGTTGCTGTTGGTTCAGGTACTGTTGCTGCCAGTCGGTACACAGCAGCACCTGGGCCTGAATCTGGCGGATATGTTGCTGTTCCTGCTCCAGCTGGTTTTTCAGGGTTTCCAGTGTTTGGGTTTTGCCCAGCGCGTCGCGCAGAAAGGTGTCGCGCTGTTGCTGCCATTCGGCCTGCAACTGCGCCAGTTGTGCTTGTTGGGTGCGCAACGCGTCCTCGGTTTGCCTGAGCGCTAACTCGGCCTGACGCAACTGGCGTTCGGCACGGCTAAGGCGCTGGCGGCGGATCGGCAATAACGGCGTCAGTACCGCGTGCAACTCCTGCACACGGCTGTCTGGCTGTTCTTCTTCCATTACGCTGACGGATGTCATGGTGTCAGACCTCGGCATACTGACTCACCCCGGCGAGTTGCCTCTGGATGTCGTCAAAAGATTGTGGTTCACGCATCGCCTGTTGCAGAAAGCGGTTGATGTCGTCGTTGGCGTTGACGGCGGCGTCGGTGAGCGCATCGTGCCCCGGCTGGTATTCACCGAGACGAATCAGCATTTCTACCTGTTTGTACGCCGCCATCAACCGACGTACTGCGTTGGCATTGCAGGTATGTTCCGGTTCGACGACATTGCTCATGGTGCGGCTCAGGCTCATCAGAACGTCGATAGCCGGGTAGTGGTTGCGTTCAGCCAGACGTCGCGACAGCACGATGTGACCATCAATCAGCGAACGGACTTCGTCGGCGACCGGGTCGTTCATGGAGTCCTGTTCGATCAGCACCGAGTAAAGCGCGGTGATCGCCCCCTGACGGGTTTGCCCGGCACGCTCGACCAACCGGGGCAG from Dickeya zeae NCPPB 2538 encodes the following:
- a CDS encoding type III secretion system HrpP C-terminal domain-containing protein, whose protein sequence is MTPSRATPPEVSPSGPPPLSHQPQPDLPGYGYGADDDAFWEPFGRLSEPDDALPDIRWLPFGPSLALYPALTPTSFQDTPVQTIPVMPTGWSALESSLADMPSLHRGEPLSFSVQLPQLGSVDVRMVALPAHGWDVSLRFGKTTYERLKNQRDACRRSLASTLRAPVRLQFDSREDDDL